The DNA sequence TGCCTAAAACCTCATAATTACCCTTAAATGATGGCCAATCCACTTCAAGCCTACGGGATCGGTTTGATGAGAGTTTCGCGAGCTCGAAGGAATCGATCAAAGCTTCTTCTAAATCTTCCACAGATCTGGCAACGCTGAGGCCCCAACCCCCCTTATAAAGGGTCCTGACGCCTATCCTGAACTCATCCCCACTACTCAGCTCCCTAACCACGCCGTCCACAACTCTCAATATAGTGGTGCGGGACCTCTCCTCCCTGATCTCAACGAAATCAGCTCCTAACTTAATCCCCCTGCTGATAGTGCTCTCCAATTCCATAACGAATTTAGGGGGAGTTGATTCTTTTAATATTATGCGGTGCCCGGATGGGTGTTATGCTTGCTGTCTTGAAACGGAGATGTTACTGACGGAGGACGATCTAAGGAGGATAGAATCTCTAGGCTATAAGAGGGAGGATTTCAGTGAATTTAGGGAAGGATTCATCAGGCTTAGGAATGTAGAGGGTAGGTGCTACTTTCTCAATGGGAAGATGTGTAAAATCTACGAATCACGTCCGCTTGGATGCGAAGCATACCCAGTGGTCTTCAACATCACCACGAGGAGCTGTGAGTTAGACGACAGCTGTCCTGCTATCGGTACACTGGATGAGGAGGAGTTCAAAAGTAAGTGCAGAATTGTTATCGGAATATTGAGGAATTTAAAGCTCTTGAGTGAAGGTATATTCAAATGAGCTTTCATCCAACCCTATTAACGATCCTAAGATCCTCCTTTTTTATTATTGA is a window from the Candidatus Korarchaeum sp. genome containing:
- a CDS encoding YkgJ family cysteine cluster protein produces the protein MRCPDGCYACCLETEMLLTEDDLRRIESLGYKREDFSEFREGFIRLRNVEGRCYFLNGKMCKIYESRPLGCEAYPVVFNITTRSCELDDSCPAIGTLDEEEFKSKCRIVIGILRNLKLLSEGIFK